A DNA window from Streptomyces asoensis contains the following coding sequences:
- a CDS encoding RNA polymerase sigma factor, whose protein sequence is MTGPPDVGHDDHEHHHDDSSAIAQSLRRPEVFAVLYDRYAADVHRYVMRRLGDAAADDLTADTFLVAFRARSRYDLTRTNARPWFFGIAAILISKQRRTEERALRALARTGHDPVTESWVDHADDRITAQAVHRLLAGALASLSGGDRHVLLLVAWADLSYQEVAEALAIPVGTVRSRLNRARRKVRSALGDDPTLVQDFAPEAGHG, encoded by the coding sequence GTGACCGGCCCACCGGACGTCGGGCACGACGACCACGAACACCACCACGACGACTCGTCCGCCATCGCCCAGTCTCTGCGGCGGCCCGAGGTCTTCGCGGTGTTGTACGACCGGTACGCGGCCGACGTCCACAGATACGTCATGCGGCGGCTCGGCGACGCGGCCGCCGACGACCTCACGGCCGACACTTTCCTCGTGGCGTTCCGAGCCCGTTCGCGCTACGACCTGACCCGCACGAACGCCCGGCCCTGGTTCTTCGGCATCGCCGCCATTCTGATCAGCAAGCAGCGCCGCACCGAGGAGCGCGCCCTGAGGGCGCTCGCCCGCACCGGCCACGACCCGGTCACCGAGTCGTGGGTCGATCACGCGGACGACCGGATCACCGCGCAGGCCGTCCACCGCCTCCTCGCCGGCGCGCTCGCCTCGCTGTCCGGCGGCGACCGGCACGTACTGCTCCTCGTCGCTTGGGCCGACCTCAGCTATCAGGAGGTCGCCGAGGCGCTCGCCATCCCGGTCGGCACCGTCCGTTCCCGACTCAACCGGGCGCGCAGGAAGGTGCGCTCCGCGCTGGGTGACGACCCCACTCTCGTGCAGGATTTCGCCCCGGAGGCCGGACATGGATGA
- a CDS encoding enoyl-CoA hydratase/isomerase family protein, which translates to MTDNAAGEILADVHRGVGRILLNRPEALNALTTDMVLAIDRVLAEWEHARLSRVVLASTGPKAFCAGGDIRTIREHSLAGDAGASERFFASEYRLNARIAEYGVPVVSLIDGLCMGGGLGLSVHGGFRVVTERAVLAMPETAIGFFPDVGASYFLPRLPGAIGMYLGLTGHRLDAADALYTGLGTHFVPSHELEAVGDALADHPDEPVDVVLSRLAGRSPVARSRLAAVRGDVDRAFGAPTLGEIEDRLGHLGTAWASSALAALESASPHSLDVTHDLLARGRQRTLRECLDAELALTRTLIRTPDFLEGVRAALVDKDRTPVWRPARQGRPRRGAESSQ; encoded by the coding sequence ATGACTGACAACGCTGCTGGTGAGATCCTCGCCGACGTCCACCGGGGCGTCGGCCGCATCCTCCTGAACCGCCCCGAGGCGCTCAATGCCCTGACCACGGACATGGTCCTCGCCATCGACCGTGTGCTCGCCGAGTGGGAGCACGCACGGCTGTCCCGCGTGGTGCTCGCCAGTACCGGCCCGAAGGCGTTCTGCGCCGGTGGAGACATCCGTACGATCCGCGAGCACAGCCTCGCGGGGGACGCCGGGGCCAGCGAGCGGTTCTTCGCCTCCGAGTACCGGCTCAACGCCCGGATCGCCGAGTACGGCGTGCCGGTCGTGTCGCTCATCGACGGCCTGTGCATGGGTGGCGGTCTGGGTCTGTCCGTCCACGGCGGCTTCCGCGTCGTCACCGAACGCGCGGTACTGGCGATGCCCGAGACAGCGATCGGTTTCTTCCCCGATGTCGGGGCCAGCTATTTCCTCCCGAGGCTGCCCGGAGCCATCGGGATGTACCTGGGACTCACGGGGCACCGGCTCGACGCGGCCGACGCCCTGTACACAGGGCTCGGCACGCATTTCGTCCCCTCGCACGAGCTCGAAGCGGTCGGCGACGCCTTGGCCGACCACCCCGACGAGCCGGTGGACGTGGTCCTGAGCCGCCTCGCCGGCCGTTCCCCGGTGGCGCGGAGCAGGCTGGCCGCGGTGCGAGGTGACGTCGACCGGGCGTTCGGCGCGCCGACCCTCGGGGAGATCGAGGACCGGCTGGGACACCTCGGCACCGCGTGGGCGAGCAGCGCGCTGGCCGCCTTGGAGTCGGCCTCACCGCACAGCCTGGACGTCACCCATGACCTGCTCGCCCGGGGCAGGCAGCGCACGCTGCGCGAGTGCCTCGATGCCGAACTCGCCCTCACCCGCACGCTCATCCGGACCCCGGACTTCCTGGAGGGCGTCCGTGCGGCCCTGGTCGACAAGGACCGCACTCCCGTCTGGCGGCCCGCCCGTCAGGGGCGCCCCCGAAGGGGGGCGGAATCAAGCCAGTAG
- a CDS encoding phosphotransferase enzyme family protein yields MQRDEERRDEEQPLPGGNVSAGVVRVGDTVRRPSGPWTPAVHALLTHLYEVGYRAAPRPLGIDDQGREVLTFMPGHVVWPDRFSLLDAEGHLADVARLIRDFHEAVRGFTPPPDAHWQVLIPAEGSDIIAHQDLAPWNLVAGDEGRWAFIDWDTAGPGSRLWDVAYAMHGFIPLSAHPDWQRPDAAARLRVFADAYGLDEAERRHTVPLLGRRTRSMHDFLRDRAARGVQPWATLWAEGHGTAWRNDAEYIEEREEQWLRALLAG; encoded by the coding sequence GTGCAGCGTGATGAGGAACGGCGTGATGAGGAACAGCCGTTGCCGGGCGGGAACGTCAGCGCCGGTGTCGTCCGGGTCGGAGACACCGTCCGCCGCCCGAGCGGACCGTGGACCCCCGCTGTGCACGCCCTGCTGACCCACCTGTACGAGGTGGGGTACCGGGCGGCGCCCCGCCCGCTGGGCATCGACGACCAGGGGCGGGAGGTCCTGACCTTCATGCCGGGACACGTGGTCTGGCCCGACCGGTTCTCCCTGCTGGACGCCGAGGGGCACCTGGCCGACGTGGCGCGACTGATCCGGGACTTCCACGAGGCCGTGCGGGGCTTCACACCACCGCCCGACGCGCACTGGCAGGTGCTGATCCCCGCCGAGGGCAGCGACATCATCGCCCATCAGGATCTTGCGCCGTGGAACCTCGTGGCCGGTGACGAGGGGCGGTGGGCCTTCATCGACTGGGACACCGCCGGCCCCGGCTCCCGCCTGTGGGACGTCGCGTACGCCATGCACGGGTTCATTCCGCTGTCCGCGCATCCCGACTGGCAGCGCCCCGACGCCGCGGCCCGGCTGCGGGTCTTCGCCGACGCCTACGGCCTGGACGAGGCCGAACGCCGTCACACGGTCCCCCTGCTGGGGCGCCGAACGCGCTCCATGCACGACTTCCTGCGCGACCGGGCCGCCCGGGGCGTCCAGCCCTGGGCGACACTGTGGGCCGAGGGCCACGGCACCGCCTGGCGCAACGACGCCGAGTACATCGAGGAGCGCGAGGAGCAGTGGCTGCGTGCCCTGCTCGCCGGCTGA
- a CDS encoding PAS domain-containing protein — protein MGDPSLKTPLKNLPVFWTEVDEPWQTEDANPGGPRRAGEQCTGGPAAPDGSQHAPDHGPVEGGPAVSRGYAAFADLVCLAPAAAFIRDRDGRYLWANHAYAHLYGTVPEQLVGRYIEDFDAPAEADRFRALDQQILTRGTPVRHTLRYLRQDGTTGRAVGHRFPVREESRTCVAGIYVDITDHLRATEQRQEAEENLSALRDHSGLPCALLSANGRVIEASVAAAELFHLGLTDLVGRRAHTLLAPQPVPDLERLHRRWNSLIARRTRRVETTAVLVDTHGLQRRAELHLTTIGHSAGRARHVWAVITHQSLAHEAHPPLTAAQIRILSLLAQGSSNGDIAASLHLSRQTLDYHLSRLRHLLGAATRPALVARAYVLGILAPHVWPPRSATAAHPLSTA, from the coding sequence GTGGGTGACCCGAGCCTGAAGACACCGCTCAAGAACCTTCCCGTGTTCTGGACGGAAGTCGACGAGCCGTGGCAGACGGAGGATGCGAATCCCGGCGGACCCCGCCGGGCAGGAGAGCAGTGCACCGGCGGCCCCGCCGCTCCGGACGGCTCACAGCACGCCCCGGACCACGGGCCGGTGGAAGGGGGGCCCGCGGTGTCCCGCGGCTACGCGGCCTTCGCGGACCTCGTGTGCCTCGCTCCCGCGGCCGCCTTCATCCGGGACCGCGACGGACGCTACCTGTGGGCGAACCACGCCTACGCGCACCTCTACGGCACCGTGCCGGAGCAGCTGGTCGGCAGATACATCGAGGACTTCGACGCCCCGGCCGAGGCCGACCGGTTCCGGGCCCTCGACCAGCAGATACTCACCCGGGGCACGCCGGTGCGGCACACGCTGCGCTATCTGCGCCAAGACGGCACGACGGGCCGAGCGGTCGGCCACCGCTTCCCCGTACGGGAGGAGTCCCGCACGTGCGTCGCCGGTATCTACGTGGACATCACCGATCACCTGCGGGCCACGGAGCAGCGCCAGGAGGCCGAGGAGAACCTCAGTGCCCTGCGTGACCACAGCGGCCTGCCGTGCGCCCTGCTGTCGGCGAACGGGCGGGTGATCGAGGCGAGTGTCGCGGCCGCGGAACTCTTCCACCTCGGACTGACCGACCTCGTGGGCCGCCGCGCCCACACGCTGCTCGCCCCGCAACCGGTACCCGACCTCGAACGGCTGCACCGTCGGTGGAACAGCCTGATAGCCCGCCGCACCCGGCGCGTCGAGACCACCGCCGTGCTCGTCGACACCCATGGCCTGCAACGACGGGCGGAGCTGCACCTGACGACTATCGGCCATTCCGCCGGCCGGGCCCGGCACGTCTGGGCCGTGATCACCCATCAGAGCCTCGCCCATGAGGCGCACCCGCCGCTCACCGCCGCGCAGATCCGCATCCTGTCACTGCTGGCGCAGGGCAGCAGCAACGGCGACATAGCGGCCTCGCTGCACCTTTCGCGGCAGACGCTCGACTACCACCTCAGCCGGCTGCGCCACCTGCTGGGCGCGGCGACCCGTCCGGCGCTCGTCGCCCGCGCCTACGTCCTGGGCATACTCGCGCCCCATGTCTGGCCCCCACGCTCGGCCACGGCCGCCCATCCCCTCAGCACCGCTTGA
- a CDS encoding glutamate--cysteine ligase, translated as MTSQPQQQLPPDDAPAGCPSSFREVPAALSVGIEEEFLLVDPVSRTLRPEGPQVADSAADELGHRVGTELTRYQVEGRTEPHTCLNEAVAELRTVRAGLARAAAERGLRIASSGSPITGPVAPVPLTPGPRYAESMSLFRALDDEQSACACHVHIGVADPREAIEVSNHLRPWLATLTALAANSPYWEGRDTGYASWRTIAWGRWPVAGPPPYFDSPAHFEDLVDELILTRTVLDRGGLYWDVRPSHHLPTVEVRVADAALTPEDTVLLAAVVRALVATALEAIRAGEPAPRPGPEILRAASWRAARDGLAGQALDPITRRLVPAAAQVERMLRALSPALRHSGDLDLVRSQWRRLRTQGSGADRQRAAYRHRSSLHDVVDHVIGATCSSGRAADGFRAGSARAEIRRPG; from the coding sequence GTGACCAGTCAGCCGCAGCAGCAGTTACCGCCGGACGATGCCCCGGCCGGCTGCCCCTCCTCGTTCCGGGAGGTGCCCGCCGCGCTGTCGGTGGGGATCGAGGAGGAGTTCCTCCTCGTCGACCCCGTCAGCCGCACGCTCAGGCCCGAAGGCCCGCAGGTGGCCGACTCGGCCGCCGACGAACTCGGGCACCGCGTCGGTACCGAACTGACCCGCTATCAGGTCGAAGGCCGCACCGAACCCCACACCTGCCTGAACGAGGCAGTCGCGGAACTCCGCACCGTACGGGCGGGGTTGGCGCGCGCCGCCGCCGAGCGGGGTCTGCGCATCGCCTCCAGCGGATCACCGATCACCGGCCCTGTCGCACCCGTCCCCCTCACGCCGGGCCCGCGGTACGCGGAGAGCATGTCCCTCTTCCGGGCGCTGGACGACGAGCAGAGCGCCTGCGCGTGCCACGTGCACATCGGCGTCGCCGACCCCCGCGAAGCGATCGAAGTGAGCAACCATCTGCGGCCCTGGCTGGCGACGTTGACCGCGCTGGCGGCGAACTCCCCGTACTGGGAAGGCCGTGACACCGGCTACGCGAGCTGGCGCACCATCGCCTGGGGGCGATGGCCGGTCGCCGGACCGCCGCCCTACTTCGACTCCCCCGCCCACTTCGAGGATCTCGTCGACGAACTCATCCTCACGCGGACCGTTCTGGACCGGGGCGGCCTGTACTGGGACGTCCGTCCCTCCCATCATCTGCCCACCGTCGAGGTACGCGTCGCCGACGCGGCACTCACTCCCGAGGACACGGTCCTGCTCGCGGCCGTCGTGCGCGCCTTGGTCGCCACCGCCCTCGAGGCGATCCGCGCCGGTGAGCCGGCTCCCCGCCCCGGCCCCGAGATCCTGCGTGCGGCCTCCTGGCGGGCAGCACGCGACGGACTTGCCGGACAGGCCCTCGACCCCATCACCCGCCGGCTGGTCCCTGCGGCGGCGCAGGTCGAGCGCATGCTGCGTGCCTTGTCCCCTGCCCTGCGCCACAGCGGTGACCTCGACCTCGTACGCAGCCAGTGGCGGCGCCTGCGCACCCAGGGCAGCGGAGCCGACCGGCAGCGTGCCGCCTACCGTCACCGCTCCAGCCTCCACGATGTCGTCGACCACGTCATCGGCGCCACATGCTCCTCCGGGAGGGCGGCCGACGGCTTCCGGGCGGGCTCGGCACGAGCGGAGATCCGTCGCCCGGGGTGA
- a CDS encoding TetR/AcrR family transcriptional regulator, which translates to MPRDEGADAPGISPEQLWLSPARPRRGRKPAYSREAITAAAVALADAEGLEAVTMRKVAAQVGAGAMSLYSYAPDKETLLELMVDHVSGELPTTGTPTGDWRTDLKAIARLQRAHMLRHPWLPAALAARRIPGPNTLAFLERALAALRPSGLDGAAKLEVFAQLTAFVAGHVAHEIARTAASQSPDRAAAEARYLAAVAADGRHPELAEALAAPGRPLTPEATFTRFLNRLIDGLDTD; encoded by the coding sequence ATGCCCCGTGACGAAGGGGCCGACGCCCCAGGCATCAGCCCGGAGCAGCTCTGGCTGAGCCCGGCCCGGCCCCGCAGGGGCCGCAAGCCCGCCTACAGCCGAGAGGCGATCACGGCGGCAGCCGTCGCGCTGGCGGACGCGGAGGGGCTCGAAGCGGTCACCATGCGGAAGGTCGCCGCACAGGTAGGAGCCGGCGCCATGTCGCTCTACAGCTACGCCCCCGACAAGGAGACGCTGCTGGAGCTGATGGTCGACCACGTCAGCGGCGAACTGCCGACCACCGGCACCCCCACCGGCGACTGGCGCACCGACCTGAAGGCCATCGCCCGCCTCCAGCGCGCCCATATGCTGCGACACCCCTGGCTGCCCGCCGCTCTGGCCGCCCGTCGCATCCCCGGCCCCAACACGCTGGCCTTCCTGGAACGCGCGCTGGCCGCCCTGCGGCCCTCCGGGCTGGACGGTGCGGCGAAGCTGGAGGTCTTCGCCCAGCTCACCGCGTTCGTGGCCGGGCACGTCGCCCATGAGATCGCGCGGACGGCGGCCTCGCAGTCCCCCGACCGAGCCGCAGCCGAAGCCCGCTACCTCGCGGCTGTCGCCGCGGACGGCCGTCACCCGGAACTCGCCGAAGCCCTCGCCGCCCCCGGACGCCCCCTCACGCCCGAAGCCACCTTCACCCGGTTCCTCAACCGCCTGATCGACGGCCTCGACACCGACTGA
- a CDS encoding MFS transporter produces the protein MRARLGRSRPGSEAATGLTDTARRIIRLNYGFQLLFNLLWWMPVFYAYQKAAGLSDAQIFGIQSIYYVAFCLLEIPTGLIADRIGTRNCLRAGAVVMTAANLAPVVSASYTGFLLHFLAIAAGRSLTSGAASAYLYDGLRAQRCDEHYLRAEGTARALGLAAKVVCWPLVGPLMTLAHPAPYVLSAASAAGSLVCAVLLPRLAGTEAAADPGRSSGGRRGSAFLRDAGTALRCVASSPWLALVMVQGVAVFTLSRICQVNLFQPILLDHGIGESSHGGVLAAMTVAEAVASARPQWLSRRLPPVAWVSVLSLALAGTLAAMTLGGPWVVVVLLCLFAAATGFAFPVQRKLVNDAVPAHAPRATLLSVESIVDRAVCALAAIAAGAYLSAGHLDALLWHSALATALLLGVFQLLLRSGAVARDGWDGEAAPPRPRPDAGAEADDTSPAAAGEGAPDRAEAADAGFTEVLEPDRARRAPRTP, from the coding sequence GTGAGGGCCCGCCTCGGACGGTCGCGCCCCGGCAGCGAGGCGGCCACCGGCCTGACCGACACCGCCCGCCGGATCATCCGGCTCAACTACGGCTTCCAGCTGCTGTTCAACCTGCTGTGGTGGATGCCGGTGTTCTACGCGTACCAGAAGGCGGCGGGCCTCTCGGACGCACAGATCTTCGGCATCCAGAGCATCTACTACGTGGCCTTCTGCCTGCTGGAGATCCCGACCGGGCTGATCGCCGACCGGATCGGCACCCGCAACTGCCTGCGGGCCGGCGCGGTGGTGATGACGGCCGCGAACCTGGCCCCGGTGGTCAGCGCCTCCTACACGGGGTTCCTCCTCCATTTCCTGGCCATCGCCGCCGGGCGCTCGCTCACCTCGGGCGCGGCGAGCGCCTACCTGTACGACGGACTGCGAGCGCAACGGTGCGACGAGCACTACCTGCGGGCGGAAGGCACCGCGCGGGCGCTGGGGCTGGCGGCGAAGGTCGTGTGCTGGCCGCTGGTCGGGCCGCTGATGACGCTCGCGCACCCGGCACCGTACGTGCTGAGCGCCGCGAGCGCCGCGGGCTCCCTCGTCTGCGCGGTCCTGCTGCCCCGGCTCGCCGGGACGGAAGCCGCCGCGGACCCGGGCCGGAGCAGCGGCGGACGCCGGGGAAGCGCCTTCCTGCGGGACGCGGGGACCGCGCTGCGCTGCGTCGCCTCGTCACCCTGGCTGGCCCTGGTGATGGTGCAGGGCGTGGCGGTCTTCACGCTGTCGCGCATCTGCCAGGTGAACCTCTTCCAGCCGATCCTGCTGGACCACGGCATCGGCGAGTCCTCGCACGGCGGGGTGCTGGCCGCGATGACCGTGGCGGAGGCGGTGGCGTCCGCGCGGCCGCAATGGCTCAGCCGCCGACTGCCACCGGTCGCCTGGGTGTCCGTCCTCAGCCTCGCCCTCGCGGGCACCCTGGCGGCGATGACCCTCGGCGGGCCCTGGGTCGTCGTCGTACTGCTCTGCCTGTTCGCCGCCGCCACCGGCTTCGCGTTCCCCGTCCAGCGCAAACTCGTCAACGACGCGGTTCCCGCACACGCGCCGCGCGCCACCCTGCTGTCGGTGGAGAGCATCGTGGACCGCGCGGTGTGCGCCCTCGCCGCGATCGCCGCGGGCGCCTACCTGTCGGCCGGGCACCTCGACGCCCTGCTGTGGCACAGCGCGCTGGCCACGGCGCTGCTGCTGGGGGTCTTCCAGCTGCTGCTGCGCAGCGGGGCGGTCGCCCGCGACGGCTGGGACGGGGAGGCGGCGCCACCGCGGCCCCGGCCGGACGCCGGCGCGGAGGCGGACGACACCTCGCCGGCGGCGGCCGGCGAGGGTGCTCCCGACCGGGCGGAGGCGGCGGACGCCGGCTTCACGGAGGTTCTCGAACCCGACCGGGCCCGGCGGGCACCACGAACGCCCTGA
- a CDS encoding ATP-grasp domain-containing protein translates to MSTVLLVHAKGGPPLGHVLSRTAARADVHLLALSALPPAVAGSAGRLCASVTTPDDRGRRDLVSLIVSHAREVGADAVTTFSEYAVVAVAEACETLGLPGAGPAAALARDKRLMRGTWQRSGLPQPAFRPVATEADLQDAVDSLSCPLLLKAAWSAGSTAHQIIGSAAEASAAWARSRQVMEDSARLGYAELHVAEADADFVVEEIVSGTAADWFDEPGWGDYLSVEGVVADGVFHPVCLSGRMPTVEPFTERAGITPALLSPEAQDRVVDLARRAVDALGLRDCGTHTEIKLGSDGSMWLIETAARFGGAMTVPQIEEVFGLDLVGMLVDQLLGRPVAWPAQALTPAQARGAAGSLVVLAVDGRGEAWQDRRIWDFPVVASHVPLSPDSELSVVAESSLPDGGVVPVYDPAAGANTMAALCLLSAADPRTVLKDFETLVDALPRVLPAAQGEEVPA, encoded by the coding sequence GTGAGCACGGTGCTGTTGGTGCATGCCAAGGGTGGTCCGCCGCTCGGCCATGTCCTGTCGCGGACGGCTGCCAGGGCGGACGTGCACCTGCTGGCGCTGAGCGCTCTTCCCCCCGCCGTGGCCGGATCCGCCGGGAGACTGTGCGCCTCGGTCACGACGCCGGACGACAGGGGACGGCGCGACCTGGTCTCCCTGATCGTCTCGCATGCCCGGGAGGTGGGCGCGGACGCCGTGACCACCTTCTCCGAGTACGCGGTCGTGGCCGTCGCCGAGGCCTGCGAGACGCTCGGCCTGCCGGGCGCGGGCCCGGCCGCCGCACTCGCGCGCGACAAGCGGCTGATGCGCGGCACCTGGCAGCGCAGCGGCCTGCCGCAGCCCGCGTTCCGTCCCGTCGCCACGGAGGCGGATCTTCAGGACGCGGTGGACTCCTTGTCCTGTCCGCTGCTGCTCAAGGCGGCCTGGAGCGCCGGATCCACGGCCCACCAGATCATCGGCTCCGCGGCTGAGGCGTCCGCCGCCTGGGCCCGCTCGCGGCAGGTCATGGAGGACTCCGCCCGGCTCGGGTACGCGGAGCTGCACGTCGCCGAGGCGGACGCCGACTTCGTGGTCGAGGAGATCGTCAGCGGGACGGCCGCGGACTGGTTCGACGAGCCCGGCTGGGGCGACTACCTGAGCGTCGAAGGCGTGGTGGCGGACGGCGTCTTCCACCCCGTCTGCCTCAGCGGCCGGATGCCCACCGTCGAGCCTTTCACCGAGCGCGCCGGCATCACCCCCGCCCTGCTCTCCCCGGAGGCCCAGGACCGTGTCGTCGACCTGGCGCGCCGCGCCGTCGACGCTCTGGGCCTGCGCGACTGCGGGACGCACACGGAGATCAAGCTCGGCTCCGACGGCAGCATGTGGCTCATCGAGACCGCGGCCCGGTTCGGCGGCGCGATGACGGTGCCGCAGATCGAGGAGGTCTTCGGACTGGACCTGGTGGGCATGCTCGTCGATCAGCTCCTGGGACGCCCTGTCGCCTGGCCCGCGCAGGCCCTGACCCCGGCGCAGGCCCGGGGCGCGGCGGGCTCCCTCGTCGTCCTCGCGGTCGACGGCCGCGGCGAGGCCTGGCAGGACCGCCGGATCTGGGACTTCCCCGTGGTCGCCTCGCACGTGCCGCTGAGCCCGGACAGCGAACTGTCGGTCGTGGCGGAGAGTTCCCTGCCCGACGGCGGTGTCGTGCCGGTCTACGACCCCGCGGCGGGCGCCAACACCATGGCGGCCCTGTGCCTGCTCTCCGCCGCCGACCCGCGCACGGTACTGAAGGACTTCGAGACCCTGGTGGACGCCCTGCCCCGGGTGCTGCCCGCCGCGCAGGGCGAGGAGGTCCCCGCATGA
- a CDS encoding PEP/pyruvate-binding domain-containing protein, whose amino-acid sequence MSTHLATGTAEPATDRTVVGENLSLPLFRTLSGVLAGHPYLKVVVDREENVWHLLDTAAHPFHVDYVATRVLGMDLAALDARLDAFNASVYTDPERRFLLGVLSLHTEQEDGRERPFLVLETTEADTMNGDMLTYFYEFVRARLDSGLPLLLKPANHGQEEQLSAIGEQRVPRVLGHELFGSRERTPLNPGDATGRLRFFRTAEEYRAAEFGLGWADIVAMPCLPDDVPRVAGFVNTAPITPLSHTNVLASGWGIPNAIVRDLEQLVDQEGLDGAWVRYRVDEDDISLQRLDHEPDLRAPAWHQQRIRLEPPLLEDAPVLSLHRLRGSDRDRYGTKAANLGELHHVLDSRTVDLTAYYGRPRPPREDLYGHLAARLGLTDFTAEQLRFRAAEFVAEAVGAPDGVALPFALQQRFLASSPALQQGIGKLKMALELDAVDVLDSLCLHLQHLIRHTPVPEAVTRQIEHAFPASAASRGRLVVRSSSNAEDLPGFSAAGVYDSVTTVHGTGELLDAVRQVWASLVSPRSVRLRHQVGISLDETYMGVIIQEYVPASLGGVLVTCNPTRREDFRNVYLNCSPGSPEQVVDGTVLPQQYLYNTVEGGGRTVALGSWGEGLSAAVRARLGDLSLTGRLLQSHFSGTDVDKPLDIEWLMTEQGDFRLVQIRPYAL is encoded by the coding sequence ATGAGCACCCACCTGGCCACCGGCACCGCCGAGCCCGCCACGGACCGCACGGTCGTCGGCGAGAACCTGTCCCTTCCGCTCTTCCGGACCCTGTCGGGGGTCCTGGCCGGGCACCCCTACCTCAAGGTCGTCGTCGACCGCGAGGAGAACGTCTGGCACCTCCTCGACACCGCCGCGCACCCCTTCCACGTCGACTACGTCGCCACCCGGGTGCTGGGAATGGACCTGGCGGCCCTCGACGCGCGACTGGACGCGTTCAACGCCTCCGTCTACACCGACCCCGAGCGCCGGTTCCTGCTCGGCGTGCTCTCCCTGCACACCGAGCAGGAGGACGGCAGGGAACGGCCGTTCCTCGTCCTGGAGACGACCGAGGCCGACACCATGAACGGCGACATGCTCACGTACTTCTACGAGTTCGTGCGCGCACGCCTCGACAGCGGGCTGCCGCTGCTCCTCAAGCCCGCCAACCACGGCCAGGAGGAGCAGCTCTCGGCGATCGGCGAGCAGCGCGTGCCCCGCGTTCTCGGCCACGAGCTGTTCGGCTCCCGGGAGCGCACACCGCTGAACCCCGGCGACGCCACCGGGCGGCTGCGGTTCTTCCGCACGGCCGAGGAGTACCGGGCGGCGGAATTCGGCCTCGGCTGGGCGGACATCGTGGCGATGCCCTGTCTGCCCGACGACGTGCCCCGCGTCGCCGGCTTCGTCAACACGGCCCCGATCACCCCGCTCTCGCACACCAACGTCCTCGCCTCCGGATGGGGCATCCCCAACGCGATCGTCCGGGATCTGGAGCAACTCGTCGACCAGGAAGGTCTCGACGGTGCCTGGGTGCGTTACCGGGTCGACGAGGACGACATATCCCTGCAACGCCTCGACCACGAACCCGACCTGCGCGCACCGGCCTGGCACCAGCAGCGCATCCGGCTCGAACCGCCGCTGCTCGAGGACGCCCCCGTGCTGTCCCTGCACCGGCTGCGCGGCTCCGACCGCGACCGGTACGGCACGAAGGCGGCCAACCTCGGCGAGCTGCACCACGTCCTCGACAGCCGTACGGTGGACCTGACCGCCTACTACGGCCGTCCCCGCCCCCCTCGCGAGGACCTCTACGGCCACCTCGCCGCCCGCCTCGGACTCACCGACTTCACCGCTGAACAACTCCGCTTCCGGGCAGCCGAGTTCGTCGCCGAGGCCGTCGGCGCCCCGGACGGCGTCGCCCTCCCCTTCGCGCTCCAGCAACGGTTCCTCGCCTCCTCGCCCGCGCTCCAGCAGGGCATCGGCAAGCTGAAGATGGCGCTCGAACTCGACGCCGTCGACGTCCTCGACTCGCTCTGCCTGCACCTTCAGCACCTGATCCGGCACACCCCCGTCCCCGAGGCGGTCACCCGGCAGATCGAGCACGCCTTCCCCGCCTCGGCGGCCTCGCGCGGACGGCTGGTGGTGCGCTCCTCCTCCAACGCCGAGGACCTGCCCGGCTTCTCCGCCGCGGGCGTCTACGACTCCGTCACGACCGTCCACGGCACCGGCGAACTCCTCGACGCCGTACGCCAGGTGTGGGCCTCGCTCGTGTCGCCGCGCAGCGTCCGACTGCGCCACCAGGTCGGTATCTCCCTCGACGAGACCTACATGGGTGTGATCATCCAGGAGTACGTGCCCGCCTCCCTCGGCGGCGTCCTCGTGACCTGCAACCCGACCCGCCGCGAGGACTTCCGCAACGTCTACCTCAACTGCTCCCCGGGATCCCCCGAGCAGGTCGTCGACGGGACGGTGCTGCCGCAGCAGTACCTGTACAACACCGTGGAGGGCGGCGGCCGTACCGTCGCGCTGGGTTCGTGGGGCGAGGGACTGTCCGCCGCCGTCCGCGCCCGGCTCGGCGACCTGTCCCTGACCGGACGGCTCCTCCAGTCGCACTTCAGCGGGACCGACGTGGACAAGCCCCTCGACATCGAGTGGCTGATGACCGAGCAGGGCGATTTCCGGCTGGTCCAGATCCGCCCCTACGCGCTGTGA